A window from Drosophila simulans strain w501 chromosome 4, Prin_Dsim_3.1, whole genome shotgun sequence encodes these proteins:
- the LOC6724689 gene encoding ADP-ribosylation factor-like protein 4C isoform X2: MLGLDSAGKTTALYRLKFDQYLNTVPTIGFNCEKVQCTLGKAKGVHFLVWDVGGQEKLRPLWRSYTRCTDGILFVIDSVDTERMEEAKMELMRTAKCPDNQGVPVLILANKQDLPNACGAMELEKLLGLNELYNPVPNISMPSDSSPTINLIVSNQSITDTSLEEKKESHLHSSMIHIKPALESKSHNSTLSGGALTAFIYPQSHNNSAVLDRKSPQDVKNGFHNKKMNRSSSNSVQFRGWYIQPTCAITGEGLQEGLDALYDMILKRRKINKSHKKNL; this comes from the exons ATGTTAGGTTTGGATTCTGCGGGAAAAACAACGGCTTTATACAGACTTAAGTTTGATCAATACTTAAACACAGTGCCAACTATTGGATTTAATTGTGAAAAG GTACAATGTACACTTGGCAAAGCAAAAGGAGTtcattttttggtttgggaTGTCGGAGGACAGGAAAAATTGAGACCACTTTGGAGAAGTTATACACg TTGCACTGatggcattttgtttgttattgatTCTGTTGACACAGAACGAATGGAAGAAGCTAAGATGGAACTAATGCGCACCGCTAAATGTCCTGATAACCAG gGTGTTCCCGTGCTGATACTAGCAAATAAACAAGATCTGCCCAACGCTTGTGGCGCAATGGAATTGGAAAAACTGTTAGGACTGAACGAACTTTACAACCCGGTGCCGAATATATCAATGCCCTCCGACTCTTCTCccacaattaatttaattgtttcaaACCAAAGTATTACAGATACATCTTTAGAAGAGAAAAAAGAGAGTCATCTGCATTCTTCTATGATTCACATAAAACCTGCGCTTGAAAGTAAAAGCCACAATTCCACGTTAAGCGGAGGAGCCTTGACAGCTTTCATATATCCGCAATCTCACAACAATTCTGCTGTATTGGATCGAAAAAGTCCACAAGATGTTAAAAATGGTTTtcataacaaaaaaatgaacagGTCTTCATCAAATTCTGTGCAATTTAGGGGGTGGTATATACAGCCAACCTGTGCTATAACTGGGGAGGGTCTCCAAGAAGGTTTGGACGCCCTGTATGATATGATTTTAAAACGCCGGAAAATTAATAAGtcacataaaaaaaatctgTAG
- the LOC6724689 gene encoding ADP-ribosylation factor-like protein 4A isoform X4, translating to MGATMVKPLVKNGNILDALPSQATLHVVMLGLDSAGKTTALYRLKFDQYLNTVPTIGFNCEKVQCTLGKAKGVHFLVWDVGGQEKLRPLWRSYTRCTDGILFVIDSVDTERMEEAKMELMRTAKCPDNQGP from the exons ATGGGGGCTACAATGGTAAAACCTTTggtaaaaaatggaaatattttggaTGCACTGCCATCACAg gcAACTCTACATGTAGTTATGTTAGGTTTGGATTCTGCGGGAAAAACAACGGCTTTATACAGACTTAAGTTTGATCAATACTTAAACACAGTGCCAACTATTGGATTTAATTGTGAAAAG GTACAATGTACACTTGGCAAAGCAAAAGGAGTtcattttttggtttgggaTGTCGGAGGACAGGAAAAATTGAGACCACTTTGGAGAAGTTATACACg TTGCACTGatggcattttgtttgttattgatTCTGTTGACACAGAACGAATGGAAGAAGCTAAGATGGAACTAATGCGCACCGCTAAATGTCCTGATAACCAG GGACCATAA
- the LOC6724689 gene encoding ADP-ribosylation factor-like protein 4C isoform X5 translates to MGATMVKPLVKNGNILDALPSQATLHVVMLGLDSAGKTTALYRLKFDQYLNTVPTIGFNCEKVQCTLGKAKGVHFLVWDVGGQEKLRPLWRSYTRTNGRS, encoded by the exons ATGGGGGCTACAATGGTAAAACCTTTggtaaaaaatggaaatattttggaTGCACTGCCATCACAg gcAACTCTACATGTAGTTATGTTAGGTTTGGATTCTGCGGGAAAAACAACGGCTTTATACAGACTTAAGTTTGATCAATACTTAAACACAGTGCCAACTATTGGATTTAATTGTGAAAAG GTACAATGTACACTTGGCAAAGCAAAAGGAGTtcattttttggtttgggaTGTCGGAGGACAGGAAAAATTGAGACCACTTTGGAGAAGTTATACACg AACGAATGGAAGAAGCTAA
- the LOC6724689 gene encoding ADP-ribosylation factor-like protein 4A isoform X1, which yields MGATMVKPLVKNGNILDALPSQATLHVVMLGLDSAGKTTALYRLKFDQYLNTVPTIGFNCEKVQCTLGKAKGVHFLVWDVGGQEKLRPLWRSYTRCTDGILFVIDSVDTERMEEAKMELMRTAKCPDNQGVPVLILANKQDLPNACGAMELEKLLGLNELYNPVPNISMPSDSSPTINLIVSNQSITDTSLEEKKESHLHSSMIHIKPALESKSHNSTLSGGALTAFIYPQSHNNSAVLDRKSPQDVKNGFHNKKMNRSSSNSVQFRGWYIQPTCAITGEGLQEGLDALYDMILKRRKINKSHKKNL from the exons ATGGGGGCTACAATGGTAAAACCTTTggtaaaaaatggaaatattttggaTGCACTGCCATCACAg gcAACTCTACATGTAGTTATGTTAGGTTTGGATTCTGCGGGAAAAACAACGGCTTTATACAGACTTAAGTTTGATCAATACTTAAACACAGTGCCAACTATTGGATTTAATTGTGAAAAG GTACAATGTACACTTGGCAAAGCAAAAGGAGTtcattttttggtttgggaTGTCGGAGGACAGGAAAAATTGAGACCACTTTGGAGAAGTTATACACg TTGCACTGatggcattttgtttgttattgatTCTGTTGACACAGAACGAATGGAAGAAGCTAAGATGGAACTAATGCGCACCGCTAAATGTCCTGATAACCAG gGTGTTCCCGTGCTGATACTAGCAAATAAACAAGATCTGCCCAACGCTTGTGGCGCAATGGAATTGGAAAAACTGTTAGGACTGAACGAACTTTACAACCCGGTGCCGAATATATCAATGCCCTCCGACTCTTCTCccacaattaatttaattgtttcaaACCAAAGTATTACAGATACATCTTTAGAAGAGAAAAAAGAGAGTCATCTGCATTCTTCTATGATTCACATAAAACCTGCGCTTGAAAGTAAAAGCCACAATTCCACGTTAAGCGGAGGAGCCTTGACAGCTTTCATATATCCGCAATCTCACAACAATTCTGCTGTATTGGATCGAAAAAGTCCACAAGATGTTAAAAATGGTTTtcataacaaaaaaatgaacagGTCTTCATCAAATTCTGTGCAATTTAGGGGGTGGTATATACAGCCAACCTGTGCTATAACTGGGGAGGGTCTCCAAGAAGGTTTGGACGCCCTGTATGATATGATTTTAAAACGCCGGAAAATTAATAAGtcacataaaaaaaatctgTAG
- the LOC6724689 gene encoding ADP-ribosylation factor-like protein 4A isoform X3: MGATMVKPLVKNGNILDALPSQATLHVVMLGLDSAGKTTALYRLKFDQYLNTVPTIGFNCEKVQCTLGKAKGVHFLVWDVGGQEKLRPLWRSYTRCTDGILFVIDSVDTERMEEAKMELMRTAKCPDNQGPLNW, encoded by the exons ATGGGGGCTACAATGGTAAAACCTTTggtaaaaaatggaaatattttggaTGCACTGCCATCACAg gcAACTCTACATGTAGTTATGTTAGGTTTGGATTCTGCGGGAAAAACAACGGCTTTATACAGACTTAAGTTTGATCAATACTTAAACACAGTGCCAACTATTGGATTTAATTGTGAAAAG GTACAATGTACACTTGGCAAAGCAAAAGGAGTtcattttttggtttgggaTGTCGGAGGACAGGAAAAATTGAGACCACTTTGGAGAAGTTATACACg TTGCACTGatggcattttgtttgttattgatTCTGTTGACACAGAACGAATGGAAGAAGCTAAGATGGAACTAATGCGCACCGCTAAATGTCCTGATAACCAG GGGCCGCTAAACTGGTGA